The genome window TCGCCCTTGCCCAGCCACAGCCAGGTCAGCGGACCGGGAATGACGGGCTTGGCCGCATGGCCCAGCGCCCGCGCCTCGCGCACCTGCTCGAACAAGGTGTCGCGGGCGATGCGGAATTGCTGCCCCGGATGCAGTTCCGGCACCAGGTAGTGATAGTTCGTGTCGAACCACTTGGTCATCTCGCACGCCGCAGCCGGCGAACCGCCCGGCGCGCGGCCCCGGGCCATCCGGAACACGGTGTCCAGCGTCACGGGCGCATCGCCGGCCTGGCCGAAACGCGCGGGAACCGCTCCCACCGTGGCCGACCACTCCAGCATGTGGTCGTACCAGGCGAAGTCGCCCACCGGCACCAGGGCTGCCCCGGATGCCGCCTGGACGGCCCAGTGGCGGGCGCGCAGTTCGCGTCCCGCCTGCTCCAGCGCTTCTTGCGTGGACAGCCCGGCCCAGTAGCTTTCCAGGGCGCGCTTGAGTTCGCGGCGCACGCCGATGCGGGGGAAGCCCAGGTTGTGCAGCGTAGCCATGTCCGTGTCGCGTCCGACCTATCCGATGAAACACGGCATTGTGCAAGGCGGATGGCTTGAATCAAAATCAAGTTTTACATAACTAGTATGAATTTTTCTCAAGTTATGATGGCAGCCATGATAGACATCCGCCATCTCGAAACCCTGGTCGCCATACGCGAGGGCGGCAGCCTGGTCGAAGCGTCCGAGCGCCTGCACGTCACGCAGTCCGCGCTGTCGCACCAGTTGCGCGAACTGGAAGAACGCCTGGGCACGCAGTTGCTCAACCGGCGCACGCGCCCGCTGCGCTTCACCACGGCCGGCCTGCGCGTGCTGGCCCTGGCCGACGACGTCCTGCCCCGCATGCGGGCCGCCGAACGGGAACTGGGGCGCCTGGCGGCGGGACGCACCGGCCGCCTGCACCTGGCCATCGAATGCCATTCCTGCTTCCAGTGGCTGATGCCGGCGCTGGACGTGTTCCGCGAACAATGGCCCGAGGTCGTCCTGGACCTGTCCGCGGCCTTCTCCTTCGCGCCGTTGCCGGCGCTGGTGCGCGGCGACCTGGACCTGGTGATCACGTCCGACCCCATCCGCCTGGACGCGGTGCGCTACGTGCCGCTGTTCCGCTACGAACTGGTGCTGGCCGTGGCGCGCAACAGCCCGCTGGCGACGTTCAAGACCCTGGAGCCGGCGCAACTGGCGGAACAGACACTGATCACCTACCCCGTCGAGCGCGATCGGCTGGACATCTTCACCGCCTTCCTGGACCCTGCCGACGTGGAGCCGGCGCAAATCCGCACCACCGAACTCACGCCCATGATCATCCAGCTCGTGGCAAGCGGCCGCGGCGTGACGGCCATCCCCAACTGGGCGCTGACCGAATACCTGGACCAGGGCTTGCTGCATGCCTGCCGCCTGGGCGCGGAAGGCGTCTGGCGCACGCTGTACGCGGGCGTGCGGGTCGAGGACCAGGACGCGCCCTACATCCTGAACTTCCTGGACATCGCGCGCGAACTGACGTTCCGGAACCTGACCGGCATCCGGGCGCCCCGCGGCGAACGCCAGGCCGCCCCGGGGCCCTGAGCTACTGGACGACGACGGTCAGGGCCGAACCCGCCGGCACCGCCACGGTTTCGGAATACGACGCGCCCGACGGCCGGCGCACCACCGGAAAATGGCCCGAGGCCTTGAGCGTGGACGGCGAACTGGACGGCAGCGTGCGCAGCGAGGCGTAGTCGGGGCCGTTGATGGCGGGCAGGTCGTAGCCGCCCTGCGTCCGGCGCGGATAGCCGAACCCGGCTGGCGGCGACGCGGGCAACAGGGCCAGCGCCGCGCCCCAGTCGCGCAAGGCCGGACGCGCGCCCGCGCCACCCGCCTGCCTGACGGCCTGGTCGAGCAGCGTGAACGAATCGGTGGACGAGGTGCCGCGCAGCAGGCTGCGGTAGAAATCCGTGCCATATTGCCGCAGCAGGTAGCCGCCGTAGTTGGCGGCGATGGGATACGAGAAACAACTGGAGGACACGCTGGCGTCCCAGCCCCGGATGTAGTCGCAGTTCTGGCTCTGGTGGAGCCAGTTGCCGTAGTCCCCGTCCCGCAACGGGTTGAAGCCCGGCACCACCCGGCCCGAAGCCAGGTCTTCCATCATCAATGCCGTGGTCTCTTCCAGCCAGACCGCGAAGCGGTTGTCCGGACTCACGCCCGTGCGCGCGGCGCGCTGGTAGAAATTGACCATGTGGGTCATCTCGTGCGCCAGCGTCGTATAGCCAGTGTTCCGGCCCGCCTGGCCGCCCAGGTACATGGTCTCGGTGTCCAGGAACAGCACCACCGCCTCGTTGCTGAGCCCCTCGTAGCTCTTCAGGAAGGCATTGGCGCTGAAGAAATAGCCGATCACGCCCCAGGCCTTGCCGTCGGGCGTGATGTTGGACAGCACGATGTGCAGGTCCTGGTCAGCGCCGATATAGCCGCTGCCGACGGTATCGCCCCAGGGCTCGCCCGCGAGGTCGGTCACGATGGGATAGACGGAATCCTGGTTCGACGAGAACCGGCTCTTCAGGCTGTCCAGCAGGGCCTCGCTTACCTTCGCGGCGGACCGCTCGCCGTCCTGTACCCAGATGTTCAGCCAGCGCCCGTCGGAGGCCGCCCAGCGGCGGGCCAGCGTGGCCTGGAACCGCGTACCGCCGCTGTCCTGCCATTCCCGTGTATCGCCTTCGACGGCGGCGCGCACCGCGGCGGCGGGCCCTTGCCGCGCCGAGGCTTGCGGCTGGGACGCGCGATCGACCGGCGGCTGGTAGTCGCGGATATGCGCGGGGATCTGGTTGACGCCCGGCAGGTGATCCGGATCGGACGGGGCGTCTATTTTCGACGCCGTGGCGGGCCGGTCCGCCACGGATGTGCTGACCGAGGCCATGCCGGCATCGCGGTCGGACACATTGGTGAAGACCAGGGTGACGGTGCGGCCGCTGACGCCATTGAGGGTGATCGGCACGGACGTGCCCGAACTCGAGCCGCTATTGTCGTAGCGCCAGATGCCGACGCCGCTGCCGCGATAAGTCTGGGCGTCTGACGCGCCGCACTGCGCGCCGCTGCACGCCACCGACAACACGCCCGATCCGGACACCTCGCTGCCCCCGCCGCCACAGGAGGCCAGCAGCGCCGCCAACGAGATTCCGGCCAATGTCCGGATGGTACCCACGGTCTCGCGATTCATCTTGCCCCCGCCGAAGAAGCCTTGGCGCAACATACCATGGCACGCGGACTAGCGGATGGACTGCACCTGCAACTGGGCGGGCATCCCGCCACCAGCCTCGCTGGCGGAACGGGCCACCGTGCCGGTGACCGTGACGGTGCGGGATTGCAGGTCCTGCATCTGCTGCCAGGTCAGGCCGCGCAGGTCCCATTGCCGCTCGCCCGATTCGAGCACGGCGACGACGAAAGGCTCGTTGCCCTTGAGCACGAGACGCCCTTCCAGCGTGATCACGTCGCCCGCCTGGGGAGCGGACTGGGCGCAGGCCCACAGGCTGGACACGCTCAGGCACAGGGCCAGGAACAATGCACGCATAGCGGCCTCGCGGCGAAAACGGATGCGGAAAGTGTACGGGGGTTCGGGAAAGCGGCCTAGGTCCTAATCTTGATCCAGGTCGTCGAGATCGACGCCTCGCAACACCTGCCTGATGGTGGACTGGCCGAAGCCCCGTGACATCAGGAAACGCACCTGCTTGGCGCGCTGGCTGGCATCGGCGGGCAGCGTGCCGAAGCGCTTGCGCCACACCTCGCGCGCCCGGGCCAGTTCGGTGGTTTCGAGCGTGTCCCGCAGTTCGGCGATCTGCGCATCCGCCACGCCATGCTGGCGCAGCTCATGCATGATGCGCAGGGTGCCCTGCTTGGCCGCCAGCCGATGCACCACGCTCTGCGCGTAGCGCTGGGTGGACAGCCAGCCTTCCTTCTCCAGGCTGTCGAGCACGGCGCGAACCTCGTCCTCTTCCCCGAAACGGGCAAGCTTGCGGCCCAGTTCCAGGCGGCTGTGTTCGCGCCGGGACAGATAGCCCACCGCCCGGGCCTTCAACGAAGGGCCGGAGGCGGGCTTGCCGTCGTCACTCGTCCTCAAGCTCGGCTTCGGTCACTTTGCCGGCGCCGGCGACCCTGGCGGCCACGCCCAGGCTGTCGCGCACGCGGTTCTCGATCTCGATGGCCATTTCCACGCGCTCCTTCAGGAACTCGCGGGCATTGTCCTTGCCCTGGCCGATGCGCTCGCCGTTATAGCTGAACCACGAACCGGACTTCTCGACGATGCCTGCCTGCACGCCCAGGTCCAGGATCTCGCCTTCGCGCGAGATGCCGGCGCCGTACATGATGTCGAACTCCGCGCTCTTGAACGGCGGCGACACCTTGTTCTTGACGACCTTGACCCGGGTCTCGTTGCCGATGACCTCGTCGCCCTTCTTGATGGAGCCGGTGCGGCGGATGTCGAGGCGGACCGAGGCGTAGAACTTCAGCGCGTTGCCGCCGGTGGTGGTTTCGGGGTTGCCGAACATGACGCCGATCTTCATCCGGATCTGGTTGATGAAGATGACCATGCAATTGGTGCGCTTGATCGAGGCGGTCAGCTTGCGCAGCGCCTGGCTCATCAGGCGGGCCTGCAGGCCGGGCAGCGAATCGCCCATCTCGCCTTCGATTTCGGCCTTGGGCACCAGCGCCGCGACCGAGTCGATGACGATCAGGTCGACCGCGCCCGAGCGCACCAGCGCGTCGGTGATTTCCAGGGCCTGTTCGCCGGTGTCGGGCTGCGAGATCAGCAGGTCGGTCAGGTTCACGCCCAGCTTGGAGGCGTACTGGACGTCGAGCGCGTGCTCGGCGTCGATGAAGGCGCAGGCGCCCCCCAGTTTCTGCATTTCGGCGACGACCTGCAGCGTGAGCGTGGTCTTGCCGGACGATTCCGGGCCGTAGATCTCGATGACCCGGCCGCGCGGCAGGCCGCCGACGCCCAGGGCGATGTCCAGGCCGAGCGAACCGGTGGAGACGACCTGGATGTCGTGCTCGACCTCGTTGTCGCCATAGCGCATGACCGAGCCCTTGCCGAACTGCTTTTCGATCTGGGACAGCGCGGCGGCCAGGGCCTTGGTCTTTTCGTTCTGGGCAGCGGCTGCGGCCTTGGAAGCTTTGGTGTCGTCCATTCTGGGATCCTTGGGTTGATGGGCGAATTATGGCACTGCCCGATACTGTATAAAAAAACAGTATGGGACTGCAAGCTCCCAGGCCAAATTAACAACGGAAATTTCGAAACAGGAGCGCCTGCCCCCGTTCAGTACCCCGCCCTGGCATAAGGATTGGCCCCCCGCCTGTACACCATCAGCGCGCGGCGGTAGCGGTTGATCATCTCCCCCCGCTGGTTGCGCGCCTCGGTCAGCACCGTCACCACGCCCTGGTCGGGCCGCGAACCGGACAGGCGCGTGCCCTCGACCGTGGAACGCGCCTCGAGCGTGTCCCCCGGCATCAGGTCGGCGCCGAACTCCACGTCGGTCCATCCCAGGTTGACGGTGACCCGGCCGAAGGTGCGCGTGGACAGCGCCACGGCCACGCCTATCCCCCAGGTCTGCGGCACGACCGGCGCGGGCAGCCCCAGCGCCTGCGCAAAGGCATGGTCGTGGCTTTGCGGCTGCCACTCCATGGCGCGCAGCGCGTGCAGCGTGGCTTCCTCGGCCAGCAGGGTCTTGCGCGGGCTGTGGACGAAGGTTTCCCCCTGCCGCAGGTCCTCGAAGAAAAGGCCTGTCTGCTCGACCCAGGCGCCGTCCTCGCGCGCGGCATGCGACAGGAAGCGCGCCTCGTCCGCCGCCGAGGCGCCCGCGACCACATCGGGCCCCGCCGCGCCGTGCCATAGCTCGGCCACGTAGCGCAGTTCGGCCACCTGCTCGCCGCGCTGGTTGTAGCCGCGCGTGAGCAGGCTGGCGCGGCCCAGGTGCGCGTCCACCGGCTCGGTGGCCAGCACTTCGGTTTCGACATACAGGGTATCGCCGCCGAACATGGGCCGGGTCAGCGCGATGCTGGACATGGACACGATGCGGCGGCGACGGCCGAAGGTCTTGGACGTCATGCCGATCAGCCGCTGCAGGGTCAGCGTGCTGACCATCAGGGGCCGCTTCCAGTCCGTCAGCCCGGCGTAGCAGTCGTCGTAGTGGACCATGGCGGCATTGATGGAATCCAGGGCCTCGGCCACGTTGTCCTGCTGCGAGAACGTGATGCCCGGCCGATGGACGAAACGCTGTCCGGCCGACAGGTGCTCGAAGCCCAGGCCGAAGCGTTCGGCATACAGGCCGTCGCCCAGGTGGTAGTAGGAACTATGCATGATGGTCTCCAACGGCGGAGGGGTTCGGGGCGGCGGCACGCCGCAGGATGCGCAGGGCGCTCTGATAGACGGGCTCGTCCACCATGGTGGCCCCCACGGCGCAGGCGCGGCGGCCGGCGCGTTCGTAGGCGGCGGCCACCTCGCCGGCCCACGCCAGCCGGCGTGGATCGGGCGCGAAGGCCTGCACGATGATGGGCCACTGGCGCGGATGGATGGCGAGCTTGCCGGAGAAGCCCATGGCGCGCGCCCGTTCGCAATCGACGCGCAGGCCGGCGTCGTCGTCGATGGCGATATGCGGCACGTCCAGCATGGGCACGCCGCTGCCGGCGGTCTCGAACAGCAGGCGCCCGCGCACGTAGGCCAGCGCGTCCCAGGCGTTGTCCGCGCCGGTCTCGACACTGAAGTCCGCGGCGCCGAAGGCCATCGCCGCCAGCCACGGCCCGGCATGCGCGATGTCGGCCGCGCGGCGCACGCCCCGCGCCGACTCCACCAGCGCCATCAGCCGCAGCGCAGGGTTGGCCGCGGCCGCGTGCGTGTGGACCATGCGCAGTTCGGAGGCATCTTCGGCCTTGGGAACGGCCACGAGATCCAGGGCGGGCAAGGCGCCCGCGTGGGCCAGCGCGTAAAGGTCCTCCAGACCCGCGGGGGTCTGCGGGGAAGACACCCGCAGCGCCACCGCGGGCGCCCCCGGGCCGGCCACGGGCAGCGCCGCCAGCCAGGCCAGCGCGTCGCGCCGGGCGGCGGCCTTGTCGGCCGCCGGCACGGCGTCCTCGAGGTCGATGATGACGCCCGGCGCGCCGCCGCGCAGCGCCTTGTCGTAGCGGTCGGGCCGGTTGCCGGGACAGAACAGGAAGGTGGAAGGAACGACGGGGTGGGTCACACGGGCTCTCCGGGACAAGGTCGCGGCCCGCGCGATCGGATCAGCCGATCGGCTCTCGCCGCATCACGGTGCTGAACAGGTGCCGCCCTTCGGGGAAGAGTCCCACCGAGGCGACGATCAGGTCTTTCTTGGTGCCGTAGTACCAGGTGCGCGTGCGCAAGGTCGGCGTGCTGAAGCGGGTCTGCAGCAACTCGGCCTGCGCCCGGGTCAGCCGGACGGCATCGATTTCCTGGCGGATTTCGCACACCCGGTCGCCACGCCGTTCGGCCAGCCATTCGGCCACGGAGGCCCGATAGCCATCCAGTTGCTCGAGCGCGTCGGCGTACAGCGGCGGGATGTGGTGTTCGCTGTAGACGACCGGCGGCGCGCCCTCGGCCTGGCGCAGGCCGGTCACCCGGATGAAGCGCTGGCCGGCGGGCAGCCGCAGCGCGCGGGCCGAGCCCTCGTCGCCGTCGACCTCGCGGATGTTCAGGGTATGGAAGCGAAAACCGCGGGTGAAGCGCAGGATGTCGTCCACCGTGTTGCCCACGTGCACGAAATTGCCCGAGGGCTGCGCCGATTCCACGCGGGTCCCGATGCCGGGCCGGCGGCTGACCAGTCCCTGCACTTCCAGTTCGCGCAAGGCTCCGCGCACGGTGATGCGGCTGACGTTGAACTGCTGCCCCAGTTCGTTCTCGGTGGGCAGCAGGCTGCCGGGTGGATATTCGCCGTCGCGGATCCGCCGGATCAAGGTCTGGGCCAACAGCTTGTACTGCGAACCGGCACTGCGCTGGAACATGAGGCGACACGTCAGAGAACACCAAGGGTCCTTAGTCTA of Pigmentiphaga sp. H8 contains these proteins:
- a CDS encoding LysR family transcriptional regulator, giving the protein MIDIRHLETLVAIREGGSLVEASERLHVTQSALSHQLRELEERLGTQLLNRRTRPLRFTTAGLRVLALADDVLPRMRAAERELGRLAAGRTGRLHLAIECHSCFQWLMPALDVFREQWPEVVLDLSAAFSFAPLPALVRGDLDLVITSDPIRLDAVRYVPLFRYELVLAVARNSPLATFKTLEPAQLAEQTLITYPVERDRLDIFTAFLDPADVEPAQIRTTELTPMIIQLVASGRGVTAIPNWALTEYLDQGLLHACRLGAEGVWRTLYAGVRVEDQDAPYILNFLDIARELTFRNLTGIRAPRGERQAAPGP
- the recX gene encoding recombination regulator RecX; protein product: MRTSDDGKPASGPSLKARAVGYLSRREHSRLELGRKLARFGEEDEVRAVLDSLEKEGWLSTQRYAQSVVHRLAAKQGTLRIMHELRQHGVADAQIAELRDTLETTELARAREVWRKRFGTLPADASQRAKQVRFLMSRGFGQSTIRQVLRGVDLDDLDQD
- a CDS encoding hemagglutinin, which translates into the protein MNRETVGTIRTLAGISLAALLASCGGGGSEVSGSGVLSVACSGAQCGASDAQTYRGSGVGIWRYDNSGSSSGTSVPITLNGVSGRTVTLVFTNVSDRDAGMASVSTSVADRPATASKIDAPSDPDHLPGVNQIPAHIRDYQPPVDRASQPQASARQGPAAAVRAAVEGDTREWQDSGGTRFQATLARRWAASDGRWLNIWVQDGERSAAKVSEALLDSLKSRFSSNQDSVYPIVTDLAGEPWGDTVGSGYIGADQDLHIVLSNITPDGKAWGVIGYFFSANAFLKSYEGLSNEAVVLFLDTETMYLGGQAGRNTGYTTLAHEMTHMVNFYQRAARTGVSPDNRFAVWLEETTALMMEDLASGRVVPGFNPLRDGDYGNWLHQSQNCDYIRGWDASVSSSCFSYPIAANYGGYLLRQYGTDFYRSLLRGTSSTDSFTLLDQAVRQAGGAGARPALRDWGAALALLPASPPAGFGYPRRTQGGYDLPAINGPDYASLRTLPSSSPSTLKASGHFPVVRRPSGASYSETVAVPAGSALTVVVQ
- a CDS encoding CoA ester lyase; translation: MTHPVVPSTFLFCPGNRPDRYDKALRGGAPGVIIDLEDAVPAADKAAARRDALAWLAALPVAGPGAPAVALRVSSPQTPAGLEDLYALAHAGALPALDLVAVPKAEDASELRMVHTHAAAANPALRLMALVESARGVRRAADIAHAGPWLAAMAFGAADFSVETGADNAWDALAYVRGRLLFETAGSGVPMLDVPHIAIDDDAGLRVDCERARAMGFSGKLAIHPRQWPIIVQAFAPDPRRLAWAGEVAAAYERAGRRACAVGATMVDEPVYQSALRILRRAAAPNPSAVGDHHA
- a CDS encoding MaoC/PaaZ C-terminal domain-containing protein, which gives rise to MHSSYYHLGDGLYAERFGLGFEHLSAGQRFVHRPGITFSQQDNVAEALDSINAAMVHYDDCYAGLTDWKRPLMVSTLTLQRLIGMTSKTFGRRRRIVSMSSIALTRPMFGGDTLYVETEVLATEPVDAHLGRASLLTRGYNQRGEQVAELRYVAELWHGAAGPDVVAGASAADEARFLSHAAREDGAWVEQTGLFFEDLRQGETFVHSPRKTLLAEEATLHALRAMEWQPQSHDHAFAQALGLPAPVVPQTWGIGVAVALSTRTFGRVTVNLGWTDVEFGADLMPGDTLEARSTVEGTRLSGSRPDQGVVTVLTEARNQRGEMINRYRRALMVYRRGANPYARAGY
- the recA gene encoding recombinase RecA, with protein sequence MDDTKASKAAAAAQNEKTKALAAALSQIEKQFGKGSVMRYGDNEVEHDIQVVSTGSLGLDIALGVGGLPRGRVIEIYGPESSGKTTLTLQVVAEMQKLGGACAFIDAEHALDVQYASKLGVNLTDLLISQPDTGEQALEITDALVRSGAVDLIVIDSVAALVPKAEIEGEMGDSLPGLQARLMSQALRKLTASIKRTNCMVIFINQIRMKIGVMFGNPETTTGGNALKFYASVRLDIRRTGSIKKGDEVIGNETRVKVVKNKVSPPFKSAEFDIMYGAGISREGEILDLGVQAGIVEKSGSWFSYNGERIGQGKDNAREFLKERVEMAIEIENRVRDSLGVAARVAGAGKVTEAELEDE
- a CDS encoding GntR family transcriptional regulator, producing the protein MFQRSAGSQYKLLAQTLIRRIRDGEYPPGSLLPTENELGQQFNVSRITVRGALRELEVQGLVSRRPGIGTRVESAQPSGNFVHVGNTVDDILRFTRGFRFHTLNIREVDGDEGSARALRLPAGQRFIRVTGLRQAEGAPPVVYSEHHIPPLYADALEQLDGYRASVAEWLAERRGDRVCEIRQEIDAVRLTRAQAELLQTRFSTPTLRTRTWYYGTKKDLIVASVGLFPEGRHLFSTVMRREPIG